ATCGACAGACCGGTCTTGCGCCCCAGTTGCAGGATGCCGTTGTGCACCTGGTAACGCGGCCCGCGCGGACCGTCGGGGGACAGGGCAAAATCCACCCCGCCCAGGCGCAGGAGGCGGTGGATGGCCAGGAGCGCGGCCACGGCCCCCTTCGAAGAGGATCCCCGGATGGCATCAATGCCAAAACGGGCGGCGATGCCGGAAATAAACGAACCATCCCGGCTTTTGCTCATCAAGACCGTCAATTTGCGTCCGGGATTGAAGCGTTGTTGGATGTAAGGCATGGCCAGGATGCGGTTGTGCCAGAAAACAAAGAGTACCGGCGGACGGTCCCGCACCTGCAACAACCCGTGGTTGTCGACGATCTGGAAACGCAGGGTCGAACACAAGAGACGGATCAAAGCCGGGGCCACACCCTTCAAGAGGCGGGGCAGGATGTGCTTGAGCAGTTTTTTCTTCATGACATCCACCGTTTCTGGAAAATCCGCGACAGGGCCCGGGCCGGGGTGCGGATGAAAAACTCATTGAAAAAAACATCGGGCGGCATCGACTTGGGCTCTTCGATCCTGGCCAGATAGAAAGACGACAGCGCCACCACACCGAGGGTCACCAGGTAAAAGAGACTGAACCGGTTCCAATGAACATCCCCGGTCACCGCTTCCCAGGAACCCACCGCATCGATGCACATTCCCCAGAAGAACGGCATCAGGCCCGCGACCAAACTCGTCACCACGCTGTGCAGGGCGAAGAAATGGCTCCTTCCCATCACCGGAACGGTGGCCATGAGCAGGCGGGTGTTGGCCAGCGAAAAAAGGGCCAGATTGAGGGCCCAGGTCACCTGCGGCAGGGCCAGCACCGCCCAATGGTAGGGAATGATGCGTGCGGCAATCAGGCCCCATGAAGTGAAATGGACCAGTTGCCAGCACAGGGCCACCACCAGCATCGGTTTGTTGCCGACATGGCCCGCCTTGTTGCCGAAAAAAAACACCGCACCCATGTAGGCCACGCCCCAGAGCGCATTGAGGTAAAGAAAGGCGGAATCACTCACCTGGAATGTATCCCTCAGGAAAGGTACGACCAGAACCCCCCCGCAGGCCCAGCCACCCATCATCACCGAATTGAACATCACGATGCGACGGAAGGGGGTGTATCCCCAGATCGCCCGCCAGGGCACCGGTTCTCCAGATCGAGATCGTTCCTCCTCGGGAATGGGCGCGTCCGGAATCCGCTTGAGAAAATGCAGGCTGGCGATCGCCGCGGCAAAGGAAACGGCGAAGACCACGGCAAACCCGTGCCCCCCGCGGTGCCCGGCCAGATAAAGCCCGGCCAAGATCGATGTCAGAACGATGGCGCCCACGCCGAAAGTCTGGTCGATCGAAATGTAACGCCCACGCGCCTTTTCAGGGATCAATTGCGTGATCCAGGGCAGCCAGCCGCAGGCCGAAATGCCCCGGCTTGTATTGTAGCCCAGCAGCAGCAGCAACTCCAGGACCACACGCGTCATGGCGTCCACCCATGAAGGCAAACAAGCCACCCCGATCATCCCGATGATGAAGAAACTGCGCAGGGTCCAGCCCCGCAGCACGAAGGTGCGGTAACCGGTCCGCTCGACATAGCGGGCCGACGGTATCTGCAGGATGTTCAGAAGCGCGGGCATGCCCTGGACAATCCCGATGACGGTGGCGCTGGCACCTAACGATTTGAAATACAACACCATCGGCATGCCCAGAACGATGGAAAACGAGGCCGAGTTGAAGACCTGGAACCAATAGGCATGGTGGATCCCCTCCGGAAGGCCGTCGGACTGCTGCGGATTGGCCTGGGGGGCGGGCAGTTGCATGGGCTCGGTCGGCGGCGGCACCGGCCGCCCTCGCCTCAGTCACGGGGCTTGAGCAGGGGGAAAAAGATCACGTCGCGGATCGACTCCGCCCCGGTCAACAACATGGCCAGCCGGTCGATCCCCAGTCCCAACCCTCCCGCCGGGGGCATGCCCTGTTCCAAGGCGGCCAGAAAATCCTCGTCCAGCTTCTGCGTTTCCGCCCCCGCCTGCTCCAAGAGCCGCTGCCGCTGCACCACCGGATCGTTGAGTTCGCTGTATCCGGGCGAAATCTCCTGCCCGCCGATGATCAGTTCGTACACATCCACCACCGAGGGATCTTCCGCGTTCTGCTTGGCCAATGGCACCAGTTCCTTCGGCAGATGGGTGACAAACAACGGATCCACCGTCTTGGCCTCGACCAACTTCTCGAACACCTGGTTGGTGACCTCGAAATCCTCCAGGGCGGGGATGATCTCGACCCCCAATGACACCGCCCGCTCCCGTCGCTCTTGGGCCGAAAGTTCGAACCAATCCCCACCGGCCACGGAGCGTATACAGTCGCGGTAGGTTCTCCGGGCCCAGGGCCGGGCCAGATTCACCGTCACGGGCTCTTCCGCCCCGTCCATCCGCTTCGAGACCTCCAGTTTGCCATTCAGCAACTGGGCCAGATGGCAGATCAATTCCTCGACCAAACCGGCCATGGTTTCGTAGTCGGCATAGGCCCAGTAGGCCTCGAGCATGGTGAATTCCGGATTGTGCCGCCGTGATATGCCTTCGTTGCGGAAATTCCGGTTCAATTCAAACACCTTCTCGTAACCACCCACCAGCAAACGCTTCAGGTAGAGTTCGGGGGCGATGCGCAGATACAGATCGATGCCCAGGGCATTGTGGTGCGTCTTGAAGGGCTGGGCCGCGGCGCCGCCGGCGATGGCCTGCATCATCGGCGTCTCCACTTCCAGAAAACCGCGCGCTTCGAGGAAATTCCGGGTTTCCCTCACCAGTCGTGCCCGCGCCGTCAGAGTGTCCTTGACTTCACGGTTGCTCACCAGGTCGAGGTAACGCTGGCGGTAGCGTTGCTCCACATCGGTCAGTCCGTGCCACTTGTCCGGAAGCGGACGCAGCGACTTCGTCAAAAAATGCAGCGCCGTCACGTGGATGCTCTGCTCCCCGGTCTTGGTGACAAAGAGCGTGCCCTCGACCCCGATGAAGTCCCCGATGTCGATCAGCTTGAACGTCTCCTGGGAAACCTCCGCCAGGGTCTTGGTCTGGATGTAAACCTGGAGCTTCCCGGTGTCGTCCCCCAGATGCATGAAGTGGCTCTTGCCCATGTCGCGGTGCGAAAGGATCCGACCGGCAAAGCGCACCGCCCGGCCCTCGCTGAAGGCCGCGCGGATCGAAGCGGAGGATTCCGTGCCGGGAAAAGCCCGGCCGAACGGATCCACGCCCAGTGCGCGGAGCTTTTCCATCTTCTCGTGCCGGAAGGCAAGGAGGGCATTCGGTTCTTCCATAGCGAGCTGACGAAGGTAAGGAGATGGAACCCGGCGGGCAACCCTTTTCCCCCGGCCGTTCAAGGTCCCTTCGGACGGGGTTCGAGCCAATCCTGCCAGGAAGGCTCCCATAGCAGACCCCACTGGCGGTAGAACGCGGCCACCGCCCGCGGACGCTCGGCCACGGACCCGGGAAGCTGGACCGTACAAACCCGGCGGGTGCCCTCGTCGGCGAAGCCATTGAACCAGACGGCCCCGCCATACACCCCGGTCTTGCCATAAAAAACCGGTGCCTTCCCACCCCCGGGCCCCGGCCAGCGCATCACTGCCTCCAGGTCAAGCTGGACCGCCGGCGAGGATGCCAGCTGGCCGAATGCCACCCGGCGCATGAACTCGTGGTTGGCCGCCGGGCTCACCAACAATCCCCCTCCCGAGACCAACCGGCCGGAGGCGGCCAGCCAACCGGGCGGCACGGTGCTACCTATCAATCCACTACGCAGGAGATAAGCGTCGAGTTTCTTCTGCGGGAACCGCGCGAAGAGCTGGAGGAAGTAATCATTGCTGGAGTAAAACATGGCCTGGTGCAGGTTCAGTTCCCTCGGCGATCCCGGCACATGCGCATCCGTGCAAACCCGCCGGGTATCCGGCCCTGCCAGCCCCTCTTCGAGGGCCACCCAGGCCAGAAAAACCTTGAACGTCGATGCCAAGCAGACTCCGGTATCGATCCGTTCCTTCGGACCCTCCACATGCGGAGCCCGGTCTTCACGCGTTGAAGTCAGCACCAAGACCGCGGGATCGGCCGCCTGGGCGCCGAACGCACCCACCACCGCCAACAGCCCGCTCAACCCCCACCCGAGGATTCCCCTTTTCGTTTTAACCGGAATCCGTCGCGCTTCCTGCATGACATCGATCCTACTCGGCTGCTGCGCCACCACAATCCCGCCGCACTTCTGCCGCGACACATCAAGCACGATTTCCGTTCATGGCGACGATTGCGAATAACGGCTTTCTCTCGTCCGTTATCATTTTGTAATTACCCGCACATCAAGCACTTAGGTGACTGTGAATAAGCTGCCAATAATACCGGATGTTCAATCGTAATCTACTGCCGGACAACAACTTGTGTATAAATCAACTCCGTGAGTAACGCAAGCAGCACCCGTTATGGATGAGGCGTTTTTCCAGAGCGAACCCTGAAAAAATCACTTCCCGCTACAGGTCCGTGGACCTATGTTTCCCACAAGAACAGGTGGACACCTCCATGACTTCCCATGGAACGATCCTTCACCCGAAGCCCAAACGACGATGGCCGATCTCGAACCTTTGAGAAAAAAGTTGCTCGCCTCGGTGGCCCAGCACCTCACGCTCGACCTCTTCCATCCCGGCAAGGAGCAGATGCTCCGCCTTCAGATTTACCACCACCTTCAGGAGAAGCTCGCGCTGGAGAAGGTGGAAATTGAAGATTCCGTCCTCGATCAATGGGTCGAAGGCGCCATCGCCGGTCTCTCAGAACACCGCCTCACTCCACCACAGCGCCCGGTCTCCGCTCCACCCACCCATTGGACGGTGGATTCGCTGCGTTCACATGTTGCCCCCTACATCGCCGATCACCTCGGGAACGCCCTCTTCGAACCCGGACGCGAGGCCCAACTTTCCGAGGCCGTTTACATCCTGGTCCTGGAAAAAATCCGGGTCGACGCCATCTCCATCGACGAGGCCCTCTTGCGCCAGTTGATCGAGGCCATCAGCAGCGCCATGGGCATCCCCCTGCCCTCGGCACTCAACCAGGCCGTCACGCCGCCGATCAAAACCAACTCCCTTCCCCCTCCTTCCAAACCCCTCGAAACCCAGGCGGCGGATGAGCATGAGAGCGGGAAAAAAGTGGAAACCCGTCCCATCGGACAAACCGAAGCCCCACGCCAACCCCTCACCCCCGATCTCCGCCGACTGATCCTCCTCGATATCGCCCCTCAAATCGATCCCGCCCTGCTCGGGACCGGGCCGACTGAAACCGCCCGCACCGCCATCGCCATGCTCGTCGCCTCCTCGATCCAGAAAATGAGCGTCCAGCTCACCGAGGAAGAGCGCGACAGCATCATCGACACCATCCTTTCCGGCGAGGGCGTCGAATTCCAACTTTGACTCGCGGCTTCCGGCTTTCCTGTTAAGCTCCCGTCATGCTCCACCGCCGCTTCGGAAGAACCGAACTTTCCATGCCCGTCCTCACCTGTGGAGGCATGCGCTACCAGCACCAGTGGACCGATGTCCCGCCGGCCGACATCCCCAAGGCCAACCAGGAAAACCTCGAGCGCACCATCCACCGCGCCCTCGAACTCGGCATCAACCACATCGAAACCGCCCGCGGTTATGGCACCTCCGAAATGCAACTCGGCTGGGTCCTTCCGAAAATCCCCCGCGAAAAACTCATCGTCCAGACCAAGGTTTCCCCCTTCGCCGATCCCAAGGAATTCCTCGCCACCTTCGAAAAATCCATGGCCTACCTCGGCCTCGAATACGTCGATCTCCTTTCCTTCCACGGCATCAACAACCGCGAACTCCTGAACCAGACGGTCCTGGCCCAGGGCTGCCTCAAAATCGGCCGCCAGCTCCAGAAGGAAGGCCGCGCCCGCTTCCTCGGCTTCTCCACCCACGCCGGCCTCGATGTCATCCAGGAAGCCATCAACACGGCCGAGTTCGATTACGTCAACCTCCACTGGTACTGGGTCAACGACCGCAACTGGCCCGCCATCCTCGACGCCACCCGCCTCGACATGGGCGTCTTCATCATCAGCCCCAACGACAAGGGCGGAAAACTCTACGAACCCCCGGACAAACTCGTCCGCCTCTGCGATCCCCTCTCCCCCATGGTCTTCAACGACCTGTATTGTCTCCAGCGTCCTGAAGTTCACACCCTCAGCATCGGTGCCGCCCGCCCCTCCGACTTCGACGAACACATCAAGGCCCTCGAACTCTTCGACCAGGCGGAAACCCTCGTCCCGCCCATCGACCGGCGGCTCCGCCAGGCCATGAAGGAATCCCTCGGTGAAGACTGGCTGCGCGACTGGGAAAAAGGCATCCCCGAATGGGAGCAAGTCCCCGGGCACATCAACATCTGGGAAATCATCCGCCTTTGGAACTATGCCAAAGCCCTCGACCTCGTCGAATTCGCCAAAATGCGCTACAACCTGCTCGGCAACGGCGGCCACTGGTTCCCCGGCCTCAATGCCTCCACTCTGGCCGAACACAACCTCCTGCCCTGCCTCAAGGACAGCCCCTACCGCGAACGCATCGTCGCCATCCTCGCCGAAGCCCACACGATGTTGATCGGCGAAGAAAAGAAGCGCCTCAGCAGCGCCTGAAAAAAGGTCCCCGCGGTGCCGTTAGGAGGTTACCCTTCTACCCATTTGAGTAAAAAAGAGACGAGCGCTACCCGTTATCGCCTTCCAGCGAAGGCCTGACGGCCGGGGCAGACGCCATGTCTCATGCATGACGCATCGGCCGAAGGGATGTCCACCGTCACACGCACACCGCAGGGAAATCTTTCAAAGACCGGAAAATTCACTTCCGAAGTTCACCGCCGGCTTTCTGGGCCACCGCTTGGATGATGGCGCTCTCCCAGCCATTGACGTCCTTCTCTCCCAACGTTCGCTCCGGTGAGCGATAAGTCAAGGCATAGGCCAGGGCTTTCTTGCCTGCGGGCAGCTTGGCCCCGCTGTCGTCCTGGAAAAGGTCGAAGCATTCCACCGTCTCCAATTCCCTGACCCCGGCACCGCGAATGGCCGCGGACAGGCTGGCCTGGCTGACGCTGCGGTCGACCACGAAGGAAAGGTCGCGCTTCACGGCGGGGAACTGTGGCAGGGGCTGGTAACGCGGGGCGGGCGTGGCCGTTTCGGCGGGCAGTGTCCACTCCGCCGCATAGACGACCGCTTTGAGTCCGTGGGCCTTGCGGCGCTCGGCCGGGACGTCGCCCATGAAGGCCGGCTGGCCCAAGACCGGAAACGCGGTGCGGAGGGCTTCGACCACTCCCTGCAGGGTGAAGAAATCAGCCGGGCGGGCCGGCTCGGTCCAGTGGGCCGGACGTTCGTCGCCCACCAGGAGGATGGCCAGGCGGCGTTCTTCCTCCGAACCCTTGCCGGTGCGGCGCGACACCGGGCCGATCTCGAAGCCGCGGAACGTGGTGTTGCCGTGGGCGAGGTTGTGACGCACGCAAGGCAGGAGGGTGTCCAGAAGGTTGGACCGCACACGGGCATTGTCTTCGTTGAGCGGATTCAGGATGGCCACGGCTTCGGACTCGACCGGGAGGGATGCCGGAGTGAAGGTGGTGCTGGCCATCTCATGCAGGCCCAGGGCGCAGAGATGGTGTTTGAGGGCGCGTTCGAAGTCGTAGCGTTTGTCCGCCGGGCCGTGGGTGGCGACTCCGGGGGGAAGTGCCGAGGGGGCTTGGTCCAGCCCGACGATGCGCGCCACTTCCTCGATGAGGTCGATCTCGCGCGCCAGATCGGGACGGTAACTGGGCACCTGCCAACCCGGATCGGAGGGGCTGGCGGCAGGGGTCAGTCCAAGACCCGTCAGGATGGCGTTGACGCGGGCCGGCTCGACCGGGAAGCCGAGCACCCGCGTGATGGAGGCCGGGGACAGCGGCAGGATCCGGTCCTCAACGGCCGGGGTGGGCTGGCTGGCGGCCGGCAGGCTGTCGCAGACCGCCCCCGCGATTTCGATGAGCAGTTCGGTGGCACGGTCGAGGGCCGCAGCCACCAGCCGCGGATCGAGACCCCTTTCGAATCGGTAGGAAGAATCGCTGAGCAACTGGAGGCGGCGCGAGGTGCGGCGGACACCGGCCGGCTGGAAGCGCGCACATTCGAGAAGGATCGTCCGGGTGGCGGCGGAAACTTCCGTTTCCAGGCCGCCCATGACCCCGGCGATGGCCACCGGCCCGGAAGCGTCGGCAATGACAAGATCGTCGGGA
The sequence above is a segment of the Candidatus Methylacidiphilales bacterium genome. Coding sequences within it:
- a CDS encoding lysophospholipid acyltransferase family protein, with product MKKKLLKHILPRLLKGVAPALIRLLCSTLRFQIVDNHGLLQVRDRPPVLFVFWHNRILAMPYIQQRFNPGRKLTVLMSKSRDGSFISGIAARFGIDAIRGSSSKGAVAALLAIHRLLRLGGVDFALSPDGPRGPRYQVHNGILQLGRKTGLSIVPITPHYSSFWELQTWDRFQIPRPFCRCRILVGRPIQVGESSDEAIAEEIQSAMAGVYSDPLTDGPHTIV
- a CDS encoding MFS transporter; translation: MQLPAPQANPQQSDGLPEGIHHAYWFQVFNSASFSIVLGMPMVLYFKSLGASATVIGIVQGMPALLNILQIPSARYVERTGYRTFVLRGWTLRSFFIIGMIGVACLPSWVDAMTRVVLELLLLLGYNTSRGISACGWLPWITQLIPEKARGRYISIDQTFGVGAIVLTSILAGLYLAGHRGGHGFAVVFAVSFAAAIASLHFLKRIPDAPIPEEERSRSGEPVPWRAIWGYTPFRRIVMFNSVMMGGWACGGVLVVPFLRDTFQVSDSAFLYLNALWGVAYMGAVFFFGNKAGHVGNKPMLVVALCWQLVHFTSWGLIAARIIPYHWAVLALPQVTWALNLALFSLANTRLLMATVPVMGRSHFFALHSVVTSLVAGLMPFFWGMCIDAVGSWEAVTGDVHWNRFSLFYLVTLGVVALSSFYLARIEEPKSMPPDVFFNEFFIRTPARALSRIFQKRWMS
- the lysS gene encoding lysine--tRNA ligase; the encoded protein is MEEPNALLAFRHEKMEKLRALGVDPFGRAFPGTESSASIRAAFSEGRAVRFAGRILSHRDMGKSHFMHLGDDTGKLQVYIQTKTLAEVSQETFKLIDIGDFIGVEGTLFVTKTGEQSIHVTALHFLTKSLRPLPDKWHGLTDVEQRYRQRYLDLVSNREVKDTLTARARLVRETRNFLEARGFLEVETPMMQAIAGGAAAQPFKTHHNALGIDLYLRIAPELYLKRLLVGGYEKVFELNRNFRNEGISRRHNPEFTMLEAYWAYADYETMAGLVEELICHLAQLLNGKLEVSKRMDGAEEPVTVNLARPWARRTYRDCIRSVAGGDWFELSAQERRERAVSLGVEIIPALEDFEVTNQVFEKLVEAKTVDPLFVTHLPKELVPLAKQNAEDPSVVDVYELIIGGQEISPGYSELNDPVVQRQRLLEQAGAETQKLDEDFLAALEQGMPPAGGLGLGIDRLAMLLTGAESIRDVIFFPLLKPRD
- a CDS encoding penicillin-binding transpeptidase domain-containing protein, translated to MLDVSRQKCGGIVVAQQPSRIDVMQEARRIPVKTKRGILGWGLSGLLAVVGAFGAQAADPAVLVLTSTREDRAPHVEGPKERIDTGVCLASTFKVFLAWVALEEGLAGPDTRRVCTDAHVPGSPRELNLHQAMFYSSNDYFLQLFARFPQKKLDAYLLRSGLIGSTVPPGWLAASGRLVSGGGLLVSPAANHEFMRRVAFGQLASSPAVQLDLEAVMRWPGPGGGKAPVFYGKTGVYGGAVWFNGFADEGTRRVCTVQLPGSVAERPRAVAAFYRQWGLLWEPSWQDWLEPRPKGP
- a CDS encoding aldo/keto reductase, which codes for MLHRRFGRTELSMPVLTCGGMRYQHQWTDVPPADIPKANQENLERTIHRALELGINHIETARGYGTSEMQLGWVLPKIPREKLIVQTKVSPFADPKEFLATFEKSMAYLGLEYVDLLSFHGINNRELLNQTVLAQGCLKIGRQLQKEGRARFLGFSTHAGLDVIQEAINTAEFDYVNLHWYWVNDRNWPAILDATRLDMGVFIISPNDKGGKLYEPPDKLVRLCDPLSPMVFNDLYCLQRPEVHTLSIGAARPSDFDEHIKALELFDQAETLVPPIDRRLRQAMKESLGEDWLRDWEKGIPEWEQVPGHINIWEIIRLWNYAKALDLVEFAKMRYNLLGNGGHWFPGLNASTLAEHNLLPCLKDSPYRERIVAILAEAHTMLIGEEKKRLSSA
- the pheT gene encoding phenylalanine--tRNA ligase subunit beta, whose translation is MKVALSWLRDHVAWDWSTDELVQKLTMSGTEVEAVHATGFDRDGFVAAKILASVQHPNADRLSVCQVDDGSGQPRQIVCGAKNYQVGDVVPLALPGTVMPGGFEIKDSKLRGERSSGMMCSAKELGLAEDAEGLLILDPAVAPGTPVKSLFTGDTVMELEVTPNRADLLSYRGLARELAALGATPKPAAPVRNFSNLPASSDWSLQVENPDRCPHYAFRVLKNVQVGPSPEWLRQRLESIGLRAVNNVVDITNFVLFELGQPMHAFDADKFQGRTVHVRQAGEGEKLKAINARDYLLTPDDLVIADASGPVAIAGVMGGLETEVSAATRTILLECARFQPAGVRRTSRRLQLLSDSSYRFERGLDPRLVAAALDRATELLIEIAGAVCDSLPAASQPTPAVEDRILPLSPASITRVLGFPVEPARVNAILTGLGLTPAASPSDPGWQVPSYRPDLAREIDLIEEVARIVGLDQAPSALPPGVATHGPADKRYDFERALKHHLCALGLHEMASTTFTPASLPVESEAVAILNPLNEDNARVRSNLLDTLLPCVRHNLAHGNTTFRGFEIGPVSRRTGKGSEEERRLAILLVGDERPAHWTEPARPADFFTLQGVVEALRTAFPVLGQPAFMGDVPAERRKAHGLKAVVYAAEWTLPAETATPAPRYQPLPQFPAVKRDLSFVVDRSVSQASLSAAIRGAGVRELETVECFDLFQDDSGAKLPAGKKALAYALTYRSPERTLGEKDVNGWESAIIQAVAQKAGGELRK